A DNA window from Mycolicibacter hiberniae contains the following coding sequences:
- a CDS encoding type II secretion system F family protein produces the protein MTTAALLLAAAVLAAAGPQTARSRVAPRPGSGRPAPRGPGIDALALAADMDVFALCLTAGMSVSGAAAATAAHAPPPLAQALRRGADLLALGAEPRIAWSAPGGPAGAAIDPVVAAVLRLARRSGSSGTALAAGLGQLAAQCRAEASDRATAAAERAAVLIAGPLGLCFLPAFVCLGIVPVVAGLAGDVLRSGLL, from the coding sequence ATGACCACGGCCGCGCTCCTGCTGGCAGCGGCAGTGCTGGCCGCCGCCGGCCCGCAGACGGCCCGGTCGCGGGTCGCGCCCCGCCCGGGCAGCGGCCGGCCGGCCCCGAGGGGCCCGGGGATCGACGCGCTGGCGCTCGCCGCGGACATGGACGTGTTCGCCCTGTGCCTGACCGCGGGCATGTCGGTGTCCGGCGCGGCGGCAGCCACCGCTGCGCACGCGCCGCCGCCGTTGGCGCAGGCGTTGCGCCGCGGCGCGGATCTGCTGGCGTTGGGTGCCGAACCGCGCATTGCCTGGTCGGCGCCAGGCGGTCCGGCCGGCGCGGCAATCGACCCGGTCGTCGCGGCGGTGCTGCGCCTGGCCCGCCGGTCGGGGTCATCGGGTACCGCGCTGGCCGCCGGGCTCGGCCAACTCGCCGCGCAGTGCCGAGCAGAGGCCTCCGACAGGGCTACCGCCGCCGCGGAGCGAGCCGCGGTGCTGATTGCCGGGCCACTCGGGCTGTGCTTCCTGCCCGCGTTCGTATGCCTGGGCATCGTGCCGGTGGTGGCCGGCCTGGCCGGCGACGTACTGCGGTCGGGCTTGCTGTGA
- a CDS encoding type II secretion system F family protein: MTGPATAALALAAAALLGASPRRRLAATGRPGGRFAETAGRWSVLGVAAGAGVAATLVLPPCAWLAGAVFGITAAVRRRRHLRRRRASAESRALETALDALVGELRVGAHPVRAFAVGAAEAGHRVVAAGLGGVAARARLGADVATGLRDAAAASALPAQWERLAAYWQLGEQHGLAIAALMQAAQRDITARHRFSARAEAGMAGARASAALLAGLPVLGVVLGQLIGARPIGYLLGAGGGGTLTLIGVSLVCAGLLWSDRITAGAGA; this comes from the coding sequence ATGACCGGCCCGGCGACCGCCGCACTTGCGCTGGCCGCGGCGGCACTGCTCGGTGCTTCGCCGCGCCGCCGTCTCGCGGCGACCGGCCGCCCGGGCGGCCGGTTCGCCGAGACGGCCGGCCGCTGGAGCGTGCTCGGGGTGGCCGCCGGCGCCGGGGTGGCGGCCACCCTGGTCCTGCCGCCCTGCGCGTGGCTGGCCGGAGCCGTGTTCGGAATCACCGCCGCCGTGCGCCGGCGCCGCCACCTGCGGCGCCGCCGAGCGAGTGCGGAATCACGCGCCCTGGAAACCGCGCTCGATGCCCTGGTCGGTGAGTTGCGCGTGGGAGCGCATCCGGTGCGGGCCTTCGCCGTCGGCGCCGCGGAAGCCGGCCACCGTGTGGTGGCCGCCGGCCTGGGCGGCGTCGCGGCCCGGGCCCGGTTGGGCGCCGACGTCGCGACCGGCCTGCGCGATGCCGCCGCAGCCTCGGCGCTGCCCGCACAGTGGGAACGGCTCGCCGCGTATTGGCAACTCGGCGAACAGCACGGCCTGGCGATCGCGGCCCTGATGCAAGCCGCGCAACGCGACATCACCGCCCGGCACAGGTTCTCGGCGCGCGCCGAAGCCGGTATGGCCGGGGCCCGCGCCTCGGCGGCACTCTTGGCCGGCCTGCCGGTGCTCGGAGTGGTGCTGGGCCAGCTGATCGGAGCCCGACCGATCGGATATCTGCTGGGCGCCGGCGGCGGCGGCACGCTCACGCTGATCGGGGTGAGCCTGGTGTGCGCCGGGCTGTTGTGGTCTGACCGGATCACCGCAGGTGCCGGCGCATGA
- a CDS encoding TadA family conjugal transfer-associated ATPase, with translation MPDSLIDRVRERLAAEAGEPSALRPQAVAAALRAESGGVLGDTEMLASLRILQTELTGAGVLEPLLCAAGTTDVLVTAPDAVWVDDGAGLRRTEIRFPDEAAVRRLAQRLAVAAGRRLDDAQPWVDGQLRGIGTGEFAVRLHAILPPLAAGGTCLSLRVLRPATQNLAALIAAGAIAPAAAALLADIIDGRLAFLISGGTGAGKTTMLAALLGAVDERERLVCVEDAPELLPRHPHLVRLVARAPNVEGIGEVGLRELVRQALRMRPDRLVVGEVRGAEVVDLLAALNTGHEGGAGTVHANRPSDVPARLEALAALGGLDRSGLHSQLAAAVQVVLHVARGGDGQRRLTDIAVLRRSSAGLVQAEPVWQADRGLTGHAAELRALLRDRRAA, from the coding sequence GTGCCGGACTCGCTGATAGACCGGGTCCGCGAACGGCTGGCCGCCGAGGCCGGAGAGCCCTCGGCGTTGCGTCCCCAGGCCGTTGCCGCTGCCCTGCGGGCCGAGTCGGGCGGCGTGCTCGGCGACACCGAGATGCTGGCCAGCCTGCGGATCTTGCAGACCGAGCTGACCGGAGCCGGGGTGCTCGAACCGCTGCTGTGTGCGGCGGGAACCACCGACGTGCTGGTCACCGCACCCGATGCCGTGTGGGTCGACGACGGCGCGGGCTTGCGGCGCACCGAGATCCGTTTCCCCGACGAAGCGGCGGTGCGCCGGCTGGCCCAACGCCTGGCGGTGGCCGCCGGGCGCCGGCTCGACGACGCCCAGCCGTGGGTCGACGGGCAGCTGCGCGGCATCGGAACCGGCGAGTTCGCCGTGCGCCTGCACGCGATCCTGCCGCCCCTCGCCGCCGGTGGCACGTGCCTTTCCCTGCGGGTGCTGCGGCCGGCCACCCAGAACCTCGCCGCGTTGATCGCCGCGGGGGCCATCGCGCCGGCCGCGGCGGCCCTGCTCGCCGACATCATCGACGGCCGCTTGGCGTTCCTGATCTCCGGCGGCACCGGCGCCGGAAAAACCACGATGTTGGCCGCCCTGCTCGGGGCGGTAGACGAGCGCGAGCGGCTGGTCTGCGTCGAGGACGCACCGGAACTGCTGCCCCGGCATCCGCATCTGGTCAGGCTGGTGGCGCGCGCGCCGAACGTTGAAGGCATCGGCGAGGTGGGGCTGCGCGAACTGGTCCGGCAGGCGCTGCGGATGCGGCCGGACCGGTTGGTGGTCGGCGAGGTTCGCGGTGCCGAAGTGGTCGACCTGCTCGCCGCCTTGAACACCGGCCACGAAGGAGGTGCGGGAACAGTGCACGCCAACCGTCCCAGCGACGTGCCCGCCCGGCTGGAAGCCCTCGCCGCCCTGGGCGGCCTGGACCGGTCGGGCCTGCACAGCCAGTTGGCGGCAGCCGTCCAGGTGGTGCTGCACGTCGCGCGCGGCGGCGACGGCCAGCGGCGCCTCACCGACATCGCGGTGCTGCGCCGCAGTTCAGCCGGCCTGGTGCAGGCCGAACCGGTGTGGCAGGCCGACCGCGGGCTGACCGGCCACGCCGCCGAACTCCGGGCTCTGCTGCGCGATCGGCGCGCCGCATGA